From Kaistella polysaccharea:
TAAAGCGACAGCGATATCTACAATTTCTGGATTGATTAAGGAGCTTGGCTATGACAAAGAAAAGGAGAAGACGGGCGAATTATTTCCCTCCTCAGAAATAAAATTACTTTTACCTCAAAATCAACAGGATATTTTGAGCCTACTTCATAAAACCATTCCGCTTTCTTTGGATGAAATATCAGAGAATTTAAACTTGCCATCTTATAAAATTTTACCAGATCTTCTTCAACTTGAAATTTCGGGTTACATCCGAGCACTTTCGGGAAGACAATATTTAATTTTATGATTTTAGGCGTTTTAATAAACGTAGGATTATCTGCGATACGTTATGTTTTCCATATCTAAATAGCGCTTTCATTAATGCAAAATTACAGTTGTAGAGGTTTGTTTGAATTTACCAAAACATTAAAATTTCTACCTAAAGTTTTCAAAAAAAAATTAAATTTGTTAGTATAAATAACATCTTTTTATGGAACACTATAATGTAGAGCAAAAAATCCAGGACTTTGTCGCAAACATTGAAGCGAGGAATCCAAACGAACCAGAATTCCTTCAAGCTGTAAAAGAAGTTGCTGTTACGGTGATTCCATTTATTGCCACTCATAAACAATATGATGGCAAAAAACTTTTGGAAAGAATGGCTGAGCCCGAAAGAACTATCATCTTCCGTGTGCCTTGGGTAGATGACTCAGGAGAAATTCAGGTGAACAGAGGTTTTAGAATTCAGATGAATTCTGCTATTGGTCCCTACAAAGGTGGAATTCGTTTTCATCCAACCGTAAATTTATCAGTACTTAAATTTTTAGCTTTCGAACAGACTTTTAAAAACTCGCTGACTACTTTGCCAATGGGGGGTGGAAAAGGAGGAGCTGATTTTGATCCACAGGGAAAAAGTGATATGGAGGTGATGCGTTTCTGCCAGGCTTTTATGACAGAACTTTGCAAGCATATTGGTCCCGAAACTGATGTTCCTGCCGGTGATATTGGCGTTGGCGCGCGTGAAATCGGGTATTTATTTGGTCAATATAAAAAGATTAGAAATGAATTTACAGGAGTTCTTACTGGGAAAGGTCTTGCCTACGGTGGTTCTCTTATCAGACCGGAAGCTACCGGTTATGGTGTCGTTTATTTCTGTGAGCAAATGCTTAAAACAATAGGACAAGATATTAAAGGAAAAACTTTTGCAGTTTCCGGTTTCGGAAATGTAGCATGGGGAGTTGTTAAAAAAGTTACAGAACTTGGTGGTAAAGTGTTAACGATCAGCGGACCAGATGGTTACGTATATGATGAAGATGGTATCTCTGGTGAAAAAATAGATTATTTATTGCAACTTCGAGCTTCTGGAAATAACAGAGCTGAAGATTTTGTAAAGAAATTCCCAAGTGCTAAATTCTTTGCAGGAAAACGTCCGTGGGATGTTAAATGTGATGTCGCAATTCCTGCCGCAACTCAAAATGAACTTTTTCTGGAAGATGCAGAAGCATTAGTTGCCAACGGAGTAATCTGTGTAACTGAAGCTGCAAATATGCCTTCAACTTTAGACGCGATTAATTATTTCTTGGATAATAAAGTTCTATTCTCCCCTGGAAAAGCATCTAACGCTGGCGGTGTAGCAACATCGGGATTAGAGATGACGCAAAACTCAATTCGACTGAACTGGTCATCTGAAGAAGTTGATACAAGATTGAAAGAAATCATGATCGGTATTCACAAAGCATGCAGTGCTTATGGCAAAGACGAAAGCGGTTATGTAAACTACGTAAAAGGCGCAAACATCGCGGGCTTTGTAAAAGTAGCCGAAGCAATGCTAGCACAAGGTGTCGTATAAATAAAATATAAAAGCCGGTTTGCCGGATTTTTCATAAACCTGTCCCGGGAAAATGGGAAAAAGTAAAGTGAAAGGATAAAAAGCATTGAGATTTCAATGCTTTTTGTTATTTAGAGATTTCTGTTTTTTGTTTTTTTTAAGAGAAGAAACGAGTCTGATCATTTACTCTTATTGATTTTATCTTGCATTCTTTCTACAAATTCAAATGCTGCCGGGCAGATTAAGGTATTCTTAATGGTTAAATGATTAATTTGATAAATCTTTTTCCGGTCGGTGTGGGGAAACTCGCGACAAGCCTTTGGGCGAACATCATAAATTGAACACGTATTATCTTGATTTAAAAACCAACAAGGCAAATTCTGCAAAACTTTGTCCTGATCTTCGTCAGTCTGTAAAAACTTGGCTTCGAAATCTGACAATTTCATTTTCAGATGCTTGGCGATTCTCTCAATATCTTTCTCGGTGAAAAGTGGCCCAGTCGTTTTGCAGCAGTTCGCACATTGCAAACAATCAATCTTCTCAAAAACTTCTTCATGGGTTTCCTGCACGAGATAATCCAGATTTCTGGGCGGTTTTTTCTTCAGACTTTCCAGAAATTTTTGGTGTTCTTTATTTTTGAGCAAGCCTTGCTTTTTGTAAAACTCTAAATCCATTCTGCAAAAATACGGGTAAATGGTTTATTAATTATATTTTCGGGAAAATACGTTGACTGCGGCCGCGATAGTAGCGGCTACCCCGCAGGGAAGCGGCGGAACGAAGTGAAGCCGCTGACCGAGGAGTAATAGCGGATAGCGCGAATTGTCTGCCCAAAAAAATACAGTTGACTTCAGTCATATGTACAACGACAAAATTTTAAGTAATTTTGCAGCATGAAGAAGTTAGAAACCCGACAGGATATCGAAGATTTAGTCAATTTTTTTTATGACAAAGTTCAGAAAGATGAAACCATCGGATTCTTTTTTAATGACGTAGCGAAGGTTGACTGGTCGCATCATTTACCGAAAATGTATTCTTTTTGGGAAACGCTTTTATTCGGTCAAATGTCTTACAAAGGAAATCCTATGGCGGTACATTTCCCAATCAATGCTGAAGTTCCGATGGAGAAATTTCATTTTCAACATTGGGTAAAATTGTGGACGGCAACGGTGGAAGAAAATTTCACGGGTGAAACCGCGGATTTGGCCATTTACAAAGCTACCAATATCGCGAATTTAATGGGTCACAAAATGGAGGTTGCGCGAAAATTATCTTAATTAAAATGCAATAAAATCCGCAAATTAATTTAAGAATCGCTACAATCGTAGGATTAAATTCTGGATTTTAAATAGTCTTGTCGTAGATTCTCGTCCAGCTTTTCTATAGAATATCGCAATGTTGTTCTGGGCATTTTTTTATAATGCCGATTAAGAAAATCTAAAAGTTCACGCTCATTTTTCTTTCCCATTTCTCTCAAAAGCCAACCATTTGCTTTCTGCATTAAATCATGTTCGTGATTTAAATTCTTGATTACCAAATCTTTAAGCAGATCAAATGATCCTTTTTTCACGTGAAACATAGTTGAAACTACGGCTATTCTTTGGCTCCACAAATTGTCTTCGTCGGATAAATCGAGGAGAATAGAATCGTCTTTATTTTCAAAACGGTACTGACCTAAAATTTTATAACAGGAACTGTCCACCAAATCCCAATTGTTGATGTGCTGCCTGTTCTTTACATAGAAGTCTGCGATTTCTCTTCGTTGATTTGAAGTCTTTGATTTCTCAAACTTCGCAACCAACATTAACAATGCACAATGCCGATATTCATGAATTTCAGAAGCTAAAAGATCTTTTAATTCCGGGAAAGAAATTTTAGGGAAATATGCCTTCGCGATTTTTCGCTGGTCTGGAACGGAAACGCCAATAAATTGATCACCTTCTGCATACTGACCTTTCCCAGTTTTAAAAAACTTCCGATAAAATACAGCTTTTTCCGGCTTTGAAAGCTCCTGTAAAGCTGCTGTAATCTTGGCAATCATTTAAAATATACTTTCCCCGGTTTGGGTCGTAAATTCTTCAAGAAGCTTCATACCGCGGTACGAATTTCCTTTTGCATTAAGTTTCGGACTCCAAACGGCAATGCAATAGTGATGTGGATAAATAGCGATTATTCCGCCGCCTACACCACTTTTCCCAGGCAAACCTACGCGAAAAGAAAATTCCCCAGATTCGTCGTAAAAACCACATGTCAGCAGAATTGCATTTACCCTTTTTACTTTGCTAGGAGACAGAATCTGAGCCATATTTGAGGGTTTTTCAC
This genomic window contains:
- the gdhA gene encoding NADP-specific glutamate dehydrogenase; translation: MEHYNVEQKIQDFVANIEARNPNEPEFLQAVKEVAVTVIPFIATHKQYDGKKLLERMAEPERTIIFRVPWVDDSGEIQVNRGFRIQMNSAIGPYKGGIRFHPTVNLSVLKFLAFEQTFKNSLTTLPMGGGKGGADFDPQGKSDMEVMRFCQAFMTELCKHIGPETDVPAGDIGVGAREIGYLFGQYKKIRNEFTGVLTGKGLAYGGSLIRPEATGYGVVYFCEQMLKTIGQDIKGKTFAVSGFGNVAWGVVKKVTELGGKVLTISGPDGYVYDEDGISGEKIDYLLQLRASGNNRAEDFVKKFPSAKFFAGKRPWDVKCDVAIPAATQNELFLEDAEALVANGVICVTEAANMPSTLDAINYFLDNKVLFSPGKASNAGGVATSGLEMTQNSIRLNWSSEEVDTRLKEIMIGIHKACSAYGKDESGYVNYVKGANIAGFVKVAEAMLAQGVV
- a CDS encoding YkgJ family cysteine cluster protein, encoding MDLEFYKKQGLLKNKEHQKFLESLKKKPPRNLDYLVQETHEEVFEKIDCLQCANCCKTTGPLFTEKDIERIAKHLKMKLSDFEAKFLQTDEDQDKVLQNLPCWFLNQDNTCSIYDVRPKACREFPHTDRKKIYQINHLTIKNTLICPAAFEFVERMQDKINKSK
- a CDS encoding group III truncated hemoglobin, translated to MKKLETRQDIEDLVNFFYDKVQKDETIGFFFNDVAKVDWSHHLPKMYSFWETLLFGQMSYKGNPMAVHFPINAEVPMEKFHFQHWVKLWTATVEENFTGETADLAIYKATNIANLMGHKMEVARKLS
- a CDS encoding DNA alkylation repair protein, giving the protein MIAKITAALQELSKPEKAVFYRKFFKTGKGQYAEGDQFIGVSVPDQRKIAKAYFPKISFPELKDLLASEIHEYRHCALLMLVAKFEKSKTSNQRREIADFYVKNRQHINNWDLVDSSCYKILGQYRFENKDDSILLDLSDEDNLWSQRIAVVSTMFHVKKGSFDLLKDLVIKNLNHEHDLMQKANGWLLREMGKKNERELLDFLNRHYKKMPRTTLRYSIEKLDENLRQDYLKSRI